In Brachyhypopomus gauderio isolate BG-103 chromosome 11, BGAUD_0.2, whole genome shotgun sequence, a single genomic region encodes these proteins:
- the ehd1a gene encoding EH domain-containing protein 1a: MFSWSKRNGKKDPELFQNVSDGLKRLYRNKLFPLEDTYRFHDFHSPALEDADFDNKPMVLLVGQYSTGKTTFIRHLMEQDFPGMRIGPEPTTDSFIAVMHGDQEGVIPGNALVVDPKKPFRKLNAFGNAFLNRFVCAQLKNPVLESISIIDTPGILSGEKQRISRGYDFAAVLEWFAERVDRIILLFDAHKLDISDEFSEVIKALKNHEDKMRVVLNKADQISTQQLMRVYGALMWSLGKIINTPEVVRVYIGSFWAQPLLIPDNRKLFEAEEQDLFRDIQSLPRNAALRKLNDLIKRARLAKVHAYIITSLKKEMPSMFGKDSKKKELIANLGAIYEKVEKEHNISPGDFPNLKKMQELLAGQDFAKFPVMKPKLLEAVEDMLANDIARLMTLVRQEEAAMPDQMVKGGAFDGTMNGPFGHGYGEGAGEGIDELEWVVAKDKPSYDEIFYTLSPINGKVSGAAAKKEMVKSKLPNTVLGKIWTLSDVDKDGFLDDEEFALANHLIKVKLEGYELPAKLPPHLIPPSKREQNHE; this comes from the exons ATGTTCAGCTGGTCTAAAAGGAACGGGAAGAAGGACCCAGAACTGTTTCAAAACGTGTCGGACGGACTCAAGCGACTGTACCGTAATAAACTCTTCCCTCTGGAGGACACGTACCGTTTCCACGACTTTCACTCCCCGGCACTGGAGGACGCCGATTTCGACAATAAACCCATGGTACTGTTGGTTGGCCAGTACTCCACTGGCAAGACCACGTTCATCCGACATCTAATGGAGCAGGACTTTCCCGGAATGAGGATAGGCCCGGAGCCCACGACCGACTCCTTCATAGCGGTAATGCACGGCGACCAGGAGGGGGTAATACCGGGCAATGCCCTCGTGGTTGACCCGAAAAAGCCCTTCAGAAAGCTCAACGCCTTCGGCAACGCGTTCCTGAACAG ATTTGTGTGTGCCCAACTGAAGAATCCTGTTCTAGAGAGCATCAGTATCATTGATACTCCAGGCATCCTGtcgggagagaaacagaggatCAGTCGAG GCTATGACTTTGCTGCAGTGCTGGAGTGGTTTGCCGAGCGTGTGGACCGCATCATCCTGCTGTTCGACGCCCATAAGCTGGACATCTCTGACGAGTTCTCCGAGGTGATCAAGGCCCTGAAGAACCACGAGGACAAGATGCGCGTGGTGCTGAACAAAGCGGACCAGATCAGCACGCAGCAGCTGATGAGGGTGTACGGCGCCCTCATGTGGTCGCTCGGGAAGATCATCAACACGCCCGAGGTGGTGCGGGTCTACATCGGCTCGTTCTGGGCACAGCCTCTCCTGATCCCAGATAACAGGAAGCTGTTTGAAGCCGAGGAACAGGACCTTTTTCGAGACATTCAGAGTCTTCCTCGGAATGCCGCGCTGAGAAAGCTGAACGATCTGATCAAGAGGGCACGTCTCGCCAAG GTTCATGCATACATAATCACCTCACTGAAGAAAGAGATGCCCAGCATGTTTGGGAAAGACTCCAAGAAGAAAGAACTTATCGCCAACCTGGGTGCCATCTATGAGAAAGTAGAGAAAGAGCACAACATCTCGCCTGGCGATTTTCCCAACCTCAAGAAGATGCAG GAACTCCTGGCAGGCCAAGACTTTGCGAAGTTCCCCGTCATGAAGCCCAAACTGCTGGAGGCTGTGGAGGACATGCTGGCTAACGACATTGCACGCCTCATGACACTCGTGCGGCAAGAGGAGGCGGCCATGCCCGACCAGATGGTGAAGGGCGGAGCCTTCGATGGCACCATGAACGGCCCGTTCGGCCACGGCTACGGTGAAGGTGCCGGCGAGGGCATCGACGAGCTTGAGTGGGTGGTGGCCAAGGACAAACCCAGCTACGACGAGATCTTCTACACGCTCTCCCCCATCAACGGCAAGGTATCGGGTGCAGCCGCCAAGAAGGAGATGGTGAAGTCCAAGCTGCCCAACACTGTGCTGGGAAAGATCTGGACGCTGTCCGACGTCGACAAGGATGGCTTCCTGGATGATGAAGAGTTTGCCCTGGCCAACCATCTGATCAAAGTCAAGCTGGAGGGCTATGAGCTTCCCGCCAAGCTGCCTCCTCATCTGATCCCTCCCTCCAAGCGGGAACAAAACCATGAGTGA